The following coding sequences are from one Coffea arabica cultivar ET-39 chromosome 11e, Coffea Arabica ET-39 HiFi, whole genome shotgun sequence window:
- the LOC113715338 gene encoding germin-like protein subfamily 1 member 1: MKISFVLLQLILGPIFLLGFVRSDPDPLQDYCVASAENPPNFYGNGVPCINPDQAIASHFATSALSTPGDTRNQFGFSTSLTNTNNLRGLNTLGLAMARLDIAPDALLPLHSHPRASEVTILLKGSLFVGFVDASNHLFTRQLRPGDCFVFPKGLIHYLYNMDKEEAALAISGFSSQNPGLQISSSAAFTSNPGIPDEVLEKTFKIHGPDVAKIRRSLGG; the protein is encoded by the coding sequence ATGAAAATCAGCTTTGTTCTTCTTCAACTAATTTTGGGCCCAATTTTTCTTTTGGGCTTTGTCCGTTCCGACCCAGATCCGCTTCAAGACTATTGCGTCGCATCCGCAGAAAATCCTCCCAACTTCTATGGTAATGGGGTGCCATGCATCAATCCGGACCAAGCAATTGCTTCCCATTTTGCGACGTCTGCTCTATCAACCCCCGGTGATACTCGCAATCAGTTCGGCTTCAGCACTTCTCTAACCAACACTAATAATTTACGGGGGCTCAATACTTTGGGCTTAGCCATGGCCCGACTGGATATTGCACCTGATGCTCTGTTGCCCCTGCATTCTCATCCAAGGGCCTCAGAAGTGACCATTTTGCTGAAGGGCTCCCTCTTTGTGGGCTTTGTCGATGCTTCTAATCACTTGTTCACTAGACAATTACGCCCCGGTGACTGTTTTGTATTTCCAAAAGGGCTAATCCATTATCTCTACAACATGGACAAAGAGGAAGCAGCATTAGCGATTTCCGGGTTCAGCAGCCAAAACCCCGGTCTACAAATCTCATCATCTGCCGCATTTACATCAAATCCAGGAATCCCTGATGAAGTTCTTGAGAAAACATTTAAGATACACGGTCCTGATGTGGCTAAGATTAGGAGGAGCCTTGGAGGATGA